A DNA window from Nerophis lumbriciformis linkage group LG33, RoL_Nlum_v2.1, whole genome shotgun sequence contains the following coding sequences:
- the LOC133575891 gene encoding uncharacterized protein has product MAHGRVVLDRDQFNCSVCLDVLKDPVTIPCGHSYCSDCIRLCWDQQNKSGAFKCPQCRQAFNPRPELCRNTLLADLLEGLTQSGPQKAGQSPAKREYKVVSQAMRQVLYKLDPDDQKCIQDELDSKDETTRVYRMAFLRMEKKQLEGQKKQIEKTLVEDQNMLEQTKEKAREMVEQSRKVLNRNKEKKKVWISLGQAALDKDQKELDKIMEKLKDNDQEYEELMQDRLEDLHAWVGSVATSCF; this is encoded by the exons ATGGCTCATGGCCGGGTGGTCCTGGACAGAGACCAGTTCAACTGCTCGGTGTGCCTGGATGTCCTGAAGGATCCAGTGACCATTCCATGCGGCCATAGTTACTGCTCCGACTGCATCCGCCTCTGCTGGGACCAACAAAACAAATCGGGGGCCTTCAAGTGCCCTCAATGTCGACAGGCTTTCAACCCCAGGCCGGAGCTCTGCCGAAACACCTTACTGGCTGACTTGTTGGAAGGACTTACGCAAAGTGGACCACAGAAGGCGGGTCAAAGTCCGGCAAAGAGGGAGTACAAGGTGGTCAGTCAG GCCATGCGACAAGTATTGTATAAATTAGACCCGGATGACCAGAAATGTATTCAGGATGAGTTGGATTCCAAGGATGAAACGACAAGGGTCTACAGAATGGCTTTTCTCAGAATGGAGAAGAAGCAAC TTGAGGGGCAGAAGAAGCAGATAGAGAAGACGCTGGTTGAAGACCAGAACATGTTGGAACAGACCAAGGAGAAGGCAAGGGAGATGGTGGAACAGTCGAGGAAAGTGTTGAATAGgaacaaggagaagaagaaggtttGGATTAGTTTGGGCCAGGCTGCACTGGACAAAGACCAGAAGGAGCTCGACAAGATCATGGAGAAGTTGAAGGACAACGACCAGGAGTATGAAGAGCTGATGCAAGACCGCCTTGAGGATCTCCATGCATGGGTTG GGAGTGTTGCTACAAGTTGTTTCTAG